Proteins from one Amycolatopsis benzoatilytica AK 16/65 genomic window:
- a CDS encoding metallophosphoesterase family protein produces the protein MTGRVFHTSDWHLGRQIGRHRRDAEFDAVLTEIVEIAADFSPDLIVHSGDLFDGRPTLDDVRRAAAALRRLGEIAPVVVVAGNHDTAYVLGFLDYFLTDMGHRSGDQARVRFATDARPDRLLVDEYPADDGNLTLRIGALPYLHPNRFAYDFADPAAATASYAERIRAVQADVYRRLTADRGRRDLLVFAAHLFVEGATPSYSERPVSIASDYAAAAADLPGVDYGALGHIHKPQPVDRAGFPARYAGSPLQLDFGETRDTKSVVLAEIAPGEPPRIELAPLTSGRQLINLTGTLDEIAQRADRVGDAWVKAVVTVDSPTQMLSETLAAMLPQATVVSIEERRPGAEKLVLDRETSATELPTVEQLLHEYLAGRGVAGPALDHVMSTLADVQAEPDPDDPAPCCEEKLLSAAIVGEGFDSVDRAGLLIDARAHQEEAR, from the coding sequence ATGACGGGACGCGTGTTCCACACCTCAGACTGGCACCTCGGCCGGCAGATCGGCCGACACCGCCGCGACGCCGAGTTCGACGCGGTCCTGACCGAAATCGTCGAGATCGCCGCGGACTTCTCCCCCGACCTGATCGTGCACAGCGGCGACCTGTTCGACGGGCGCCCGACCCTGGACGACGTGCGCCGCGCAGCCGCCGCGCTGCGCCGCCTCGGGGAGATCGCTCCGGTGGTCGTCGTCGCCGGGAATCACGACACCGCCTACGTCCTGGGGTTCTTGGACTACTTCCTCACCGACATGGGACATCGGTCCGGCGACCAGGCCCGGGTGCGCTTCGCCACCGACGCCCGCCCCGATCGGCTCCTGGTCGACGAGTATCCCGCCGACGACGGCAATCTGACCCTGCGCATCGGCGCGCTCCCGTACCTGCACCCCAACCGCTTCGCCTACGACTTCGCCGACCCCGCCGCGGCGACCGCCAGCTACGCCGAGCGGATCCGCGCCGTCCAGGCCGACGTCTACCGCCGGCTCACCGCCGACCGCGGCCGACGCGACCTCCTGGTTTTCGCCGCACACCTGTTCGTCGAAGGCGCCACCCCCTCCTACTCCGAACGACCGGTCTCCATCGCCTCCGACTACGCCGCTGCTGCCGCCGACCTCCCAGGCGTCGACTACGGCGCCCTCGGCCACATCCACAAACCCCAGCCCGTCGACCGTGCAGGCTTCCCCGCGCGCTACGCAGGCAGCCCGCTGCAGCTCGACTTCGGCGAAACGCGCGACACCAAGAGCGTTGTGCTCGCCGAGATCGCACCGGGCGAACCACCGCGAATCGAGCTCGCACCGCTGACCTCCGGCCGCCAGCTGATCAACCTGACCGGGACGCTGGACGAGATCGCGCAGCGCGCCGACCGCGTCGGCGACGCATGGGTGAAAGCAGTGGTGACCGTCGACAGTCCCACACAGATGCTGTCGGAGACGCTGGCCGCGATGCTGCCGCAGGCGACCGTCGTCAGCATCGAGGAACGCCGCCCCGGAGCGGAGAAACTGGTCCTCGACCGCGAAACCTCCGCCACCGAACTGCCCACTGTCGAACAACTCCTGCACGAGTACCTAGCCGGACGGGGCGTCGCCGGGCCGGCGCTCGACCACGTCATGTCCACCCTCGCGGACGTGCAGGCCGAGCCAGATCCCGACGATCCTGCCCCCTGTTGCGAGGAGAAACTGTTGAGCGCCGCCATCGTCGGAGAAGGATTCGACAGCGTCGACCGCGCCGGCCTGCTCATCGACGCACGGGCCCACCAGGAGGAGGCGCGATGA
- a CDS encoding AAA family ATPase yields MKPVELSLTGFRSYPNPVTVDFTGKSLAAVLGDTGAGKSSLLEAISFALFRKSSWGGNETRQLIADTADAMSVTLTFQHDGSRWRVDRTMHATNPNAGRHHLVNLDTGQEYDGAGPVDARIKAVLQMGYDTFLRVGLLPQGKFDQLLTAPPRERTTRLRELFGADALNTVQQSAARRCLSLTDLLKGAEIKRAAMPGNPAQAAAAADAAAQTAEADARRLDDALTGMTALQKQATGAATAANTVDRAARALADQAVPDAESVLDGLEPVIAGIAARRESLDLRAYEAAKRNRELTEKIDDLDARGEGRDALIKAAAIMENLAARAEEHRAERDRLAAVDEQLARDAESIATTERQLAKRAEQAEPLAEAARTATTLSRQIRIQGDRARSRVSAATLAAQQVAIAARAATTARGNVEAALAALTASKNENTGAEEAVTAAEHHLEAVQLRNQAASIASDVHPGDDCPVCRRQLPADFEPEAASEAALDTAKTQLRNAKAKQKTAARKLADAESALAADETAVSTSGTEHEKSQRAAQRATEEAAQILADFASLAAEAGNAFDSGVARATLTGATAALTTHPDTSAPTPESLTEPVITALAAAEEAAADRAEQLRESAIRHTAAIDADRVALNKQKTVHHNAVNDAQAASTRQKRAASRMAREMRALPDRIQTLLPGDAVDVTAADADAAHKTIAALQTAVQRLLDERDETKTDAAAVLAEQRALDTEARTAADEPLNTLRTRLNACANAANQAVTHLPGTSRDRVPVAVAETDVTELRVFAKTLATAVAAMGSELAETHAAHLAQAHDAETRLRELAAELADVDGFAPADDLTDPQLLHPLVAALATATKEAEVQRAAQNAAQHHIKPAADLDFAISAGQARLNALSVLRTELVDAKFLRHLTALNTRTLLGIASNNLGLLTDQRFGFSDGFEIVSRGSGVAHTPNRLSGGEKFLASLALALALAELHSHSGPRLGSLFLDEGFAALDTTALQSALEVLRTQAGGDRLVVVISHLHAVAEAVDDVLWVERGPAGSLARWMTPPERDRLVQADVASGLQTLA; encoded by the coding sequence ATGAAACCCGTCGAACTGTCCTTGACCGGCTTCCGCAGCTATCCGAACCCGGTGACTGTCGACTTCACCGGCAAGAGCCTCGCCGCTGTCCTCGGCGACACCGGAGCCGGCAAGAGCAGCCTGCTGGAGGCCATCAGCTTCGCGCTGTTCCGGAAAAGCTCGTGGGGAGGCAACGAAACCCGCCAGCTCATCGCCGACACCGCCGACGCCATGAGCGTCACGCTCACCTTCCAGCACGACGGATCCCGCTGGCGCGTGGACCGGACCATGCACGCCACCAACCCCAACGCCGGACGCCACCACCTGGTCAACCTCGACACCGGCCAGGAATACGACGGCGCCGGCCCCGTCGACGCCCGCATCAAAGCCGTGCTGCAGATGGGTTACGACACCTTCCTGCGTGTCGGGCTCCTGCCCCAGGGCAAATTCGACCAGCTCCTCACCGCGCCGCCGAGGGAAAGGACCACGCGGCTGCGGGAACTGTTCGGAGCCGACGCCCTCAACACCGTCCAACAGAGCGCCGCACGCCGTTGCCTCAGCCTCACCGACCTGCTCAAGGGCGCGGAGATCAAGCGCGCTGCCATGCCGGGCAATCCGGCACAGGCCGCCGCAGCAGCCGATGCCGCCGCTCAGACCGCCGAAGCCGACGCCCGTCGTCTGGACGACGCCCTCACTGGGATGACCGCGCTGCAGAAGCAGGCAACCGGCGCCGCCACCGCCGCGAACACCGTCGACCGCGCCGCCCGGGCCCTGGCCGACCAGGCCGTTCCCGACGCCGAGTCCGTCCTCGACGGGCTCGAGCCCGTCATCGCAGGCATAGCCGCACGCCGTGAATCCCTGGACCTCCGCGCCTACGAAGCCGCGAAACGGAACCGCGAGCTCACCGAAAAGATCGACGACCTCGATGCCCGAGGCGAAGGCCGGGACGCGCTCATCAAGGCAGCTGCGATCATGGAAAACCTCGCCGCTCGCGCGGAGGAACACCGGGCCGAGCGCGACCGGCTCGCCGCCGTCGACGAACAACTCGCACGCGACGCCGAATCCATTGCGACCACCGAGAGGCAGCTGGCAAAGCGCGCCGAGCAGGCCGAACCCCTCGCCGAGGCCGCCCGCACCGCCACCACGCTGAGCCGGCAGATACGCATCCAAGGCGACCGCGCACGCTCCCGCGTCTCCGCGGCGACTCTCGCCGCCCAGCAGGTCGCCATCGCGGCCCGAGCCGCCACCACTGCCCGAGGCAACGTCGAAGCCGCTCTAGCAGCCCTCACGGCAAGCAAAAACGAGAACACCGGTGCGGAAGAGGCCGTCACCGCCGCCGAACACCACCTCGAGGCGGTCCAGCTGCGCAACCAGGCGGCCAGCATCGCCAGCGACGTGCACCCCGGCGACGACTGCCCCGTCTGCCGGCGGCAGCTGCCCGCCGACTTCGAGCCCGAAGCCGCAAGCGAAGCCGCCCTCGACACCGCGAAAACCCAGCTCCGCAATGCAAAGGCCAAACAGAAGACGGCTGCGCGCAAGCTCGCGGACGCCGAATCAGCCCTCGCCGCCGACGAAACCGCGGTGTCTACCAGCGGCACAGAGCACGAGAAGAGTCAGCGGGCCGCGCAGCGCGCCACCGAGGAAGCCGCACAGATTCTTGCCGACTTTGCTTCCCTGGCCGCCGAAGCCGGGAACGCCTTCGACTCCGGCGTCGCGCGCGCGACCCTGACCGGGGCGACCGCAGCGCTCACCACGCACCCGGACACCAGCGCTCCCACTCCTGAATCCCTCACCGAGCCCGTCATCACCGCCCTCGCCGCAGCCGAAGAAGCCGCAGCCGACCGCGCCGAGCAGCTGCGCGAATCCGCCATCCGTCACACCGCCGCCATCGACGCCGACCGCGTTGCACTGAACAAACAGAAAACCGTCCACCACAACGCGGTCAATGACGCTCAGGCAGCCTCGACACGACAGAAGCGCGCCGCAAGCCGCATGGCCCGCGAGATGCGCGCACTGCCCGACCGGATCCAGACACTCCTGCCAGGTGACGCAGTCGACGTCACCGCAGCCGACGCCGACGCCGCACATAAGACGATCGCCGCTCTGCAGACCGCGGTCCAGCGCCTGCTCGACGAGAGGGACGAGACGAAGACTGACGCGGCCGCGGTTCTCGCCGAGCAGCGCGCCCTGGACACGGAGGCCCGGACCGCCGCGGACGAACCCCTCAATACGCTGCGCACACGCCTGAATGCCTGTGCGAACGCCGCCAACCAGGCCGTTACGCACCTCCCTGGCACCAGTCGGGACCGAGTGCCTGTCGCTGTGGCGGAGACCGACGTCACTGAGCTCCGGGTGTTCGCGAAGACGCTGGCGACCGCTGTTGCGGCTATGGGCAGCGAGCTGGCCGAAACCCACGCTGCACACCTGGCCCAGGCACACGACGCGGAAACACGACTCCGCGAGCTGGCCGCGGAGCTGGCCGACGTCGACGGCTTTGCTCCTGCCGACGACCTGACGGACCCGCAACTGCTGCACCCGCTCGTCGCAGCCCTGGCGACAGCCACCAAGGAGGCCGAGGTCCAGCGCGCCGCGCAGAACGCGGCGCAACACCACATCAAACCGGCCGCAGACCTGGACTTCGCTATTTCCGCCGGTCAAGCACGCCTGAACGCACTCAGCGTCCTGCGGACCGAACTCGTCGACGCCAAGTTCCTGCGCCACCTCACCGCGTTGAACACGCGAACGTTGCTGGGCATCGCAAGCAACAATCTTGGGCTGCTGACCGACCAAAGATTCGGCTTCAGCGACGGCTTCGAGATCGTCAGCCGCGGCTCCGGCGTCGCCCACACCCCCAACCGGCTCTCCGGCGGCGAGAAGTTCCTGGCTTCCCTCGCTCTCGCCCTGGCCTTGGCGGAACTGCACTCGCACAGCGGTCCTCGCCTCGGCTCACTGTTCCTCGACGAGGGCTTCGCCGCCCTCGACACGACGGCGCTGCAATCCGCCCTGGAAGTGCTCCGCACCCAAGCTGGAGGCGACCGCCTCGTCGTAGTGATCAGCCATCTCCATGCCGTCGCCGAGGCAGTCGACGACGTGCTGTGGGTCGAGCGCGGCCCCGCCGGCTCCTTGGCGCGCTGGATGACGCCGCCCGAACGAGACCGACTCGTCCAGGCCGACGTGGCGAGCGGCCTGCAGACCCTGGCGTAA